The genomic region TTTCTCATCAATTGTCATATACAGGTCAGTTCGATTAGTTTGcctgtaatttccttgccctttctttctcttttcgtaCACGTTCGTTTGTCCATCTTGCAACGAACAAACATCTTGCGAACGGACCCGGATCTAAACACTCGGATCTTGCTCTTTGCTTCGAAGAGGTTTAGTGCCACTCGAATAGTTTGTACATGCTTTCGCGACGAAATATCTAATGTTGTATCTCTATAACGTTTAGAGATAACATTTAACAATAGGTAAATAAGGATAATCGGGGTAATTCGATCGATCATGGAAACTAAAATCAAGGAAACCAAGTAGCCATTAACGTTTAGATCGACGGCGATCTCTTAGTatccttctcttttctttttcctttttttagaTATCTGTTAAGTAAAGCTGATGGATATTTGAAATAGGAAATGGATCTTGGACTCCTTGATTGCAGCCTCCATGACGAATCCTAAGAATCGTTGCTTCGGGTTTGCACAGGTAAAGAACTCGTAACTACGTATCATCGCtagactgtggatttttaaGCGTTTACAGGAAATTTAAGAGTTAAGTTCGgtagatgaaacaaattttcgcTCAAGCTCTATTTCTCTGGTTCTCTAGCtcgtaaaaatacgaatttgcatagatGGCCGCAGCCTGATCCTCGAGCTAAAGCAGAATCAATATAAGCCATAAGAAGAAGATCGTTTTAACGTCGATACGACCTgcttagaaataatatttaagtaGACGGAACTTATGAAAAGAGTATATCCTGTGTTAGATCGTATTAAACTTAAATTCTGACGTGACAAAATATCCATTAGAAGGTAGAATTCCGATGGGAAAAAGAAAACCTATAAcattatgatataaatattaaattttttataggaAGTTGCGGAGAATGGTGCCGATTCGGCACATCTCAGCGCGGTGCACGGACCAgcgatatttacaaaaatcgcACGTATCTTTTCTGCTTTCGCTCGTCATTCGTGGACGAACGTTAATTGGGCGCCGCATAATTCTTTCTTAGAATCTCAAAACTCGAACGGAACCGAGTCAGAGAAACAGGATGGTGAAAATTTAAGGCACAGAGCGTACATGACTTTACGGCACAGACTGATTCTGTTCGAGAAATTCCAAGTTTTACCATTGGACGTAAACGTTCAACAAATCGGCCCAGGATACGTTGAACTCATGATGCACGGCCCTCTAGGATCCATGTGTATATTCCAAACGGTGACACCGATGGAACCCCTCTTACAAAAggttctaattttaattaaagtctCGAGTATACATTTAACTCGTGTCACGTCAAATCTAGCCATTTGCTTCTCCTCGTAATATACCATTTCTACAAGAGACAACGTTCTCTCGAAACAGGATGGTAACCAACTTAAACTTATTTTCTAGAAAAGATATTCAATTGAAATAGTAACAACAGTTTGTTGTTGGTAACCACATTGTTCTTTTATAATACCACGATAATAATAACTGTACCGTCTTCCTTCTAATTGTTATTTGTATCATCAGGTGACTCACGTACTGTACTGTCCACCGTTGCTTGGTCCATACGCTAGTATGTTATTCCTAGGAGAGTGTTTAATGTTCGAAAGAGACGTAGCCATTTGGAATCGAAAGAAGTTCGAGAAACGACCGCTGCTGGTCaaagaagataaaagtatAATCGCTTATCGCAGGTGGTACGCCCAATTTTATTCGGAGCATAGTCCAAGTTATCATTCCGCTATCAAATCTTTGCAAtggtagcaataccttatctATTATAAAACGTTCTCTCATCTTTGATAACGCCCGCTAAATTTCATATCTCTGATAATCGTAAGAACGATGATATTAgcgattatattaaataaatacattttagtGCAATAAGATATCTATATTATAAACATTGATTTTCattcgtataacgttaaaaatatcttaagaataattacaaagtataatgtatttaatctaagaaaatcaaatatatgaatgattatattagtattattattatatctacatgctattaaatattctccttcataaaaagaaacgaatgaatTTTCATACCTGTATTCATCACCTTTCCATAAGCATTGTTCGAGTAGAACTATTGTAATAAGTAGAACTATcgtaatatttatgcaaattcctaCTTTTaggaatatatgtaattagaaAACATCGAATCGAATAAGAGGACTACACTCTATCCGACGTTTAACGGACCGAGAAAAAACACTTCCAAACCATCCCCTTGAAACTTCTTTATTCGATTTTCCCCACATAAATGCTTCATCGATGATATTAGGGACTttgaataattcaaaataataaataattagtgCTGCGCACGCGGTCCCAACTGTCCACTTGCTTCTCTCGCTACCACGAATAAAGCAGCAAGCAATTTACCATTTTCCGATGTTGTTGGCTAAACTGTATAGCTGTGCGTAATTGCCAATGTTGACTTTCCCAAGGAATATAATACTCGATATGATCGCGAACATAATACTCGATCATTGACAtcaattgtttatttaattgtttatttgtttaaaaacaaGAATCAGTGTCTAGCAATAAAAGAAACTCTTCTCACACAGTTCTAACATATATACGAACAAAGTACTCCGCGTTGTACAACGAGCGTGaacatttcaaatataataaattctttgtAATCCAAAAAATCGACATCCTAATTTATCCGTAGTTTGTGCATATAGACGTAGTATATATAAAGCAACATTCAAGAGGACTTCTTAACATTTATATGTTACGAATAACTAAACACGCtatttttttaacatattatttaaacaaatggattcttttattaaataatttatatcatctaATTCGTCATTGAGAAATACTAATTTCATCAATTTAGACGATCGCTCGATCCGTAGtagtttccgagatattcgACAAAACAGATTTTACAGCACAGAATTTAGAGACGGTTTTCGCTCCTTTAATATgggcaaatatttttataagaaattatatcATCTATGAATTTCGTCAAGATCGATGATCGACACTTCGTTACGTTCTTCTGTTAGACTTAGATCcatcgtttaaaaattccCACAGTTAGCCCGGGCTCGACGAAGGAAAATAAGATCACGTGATAGATACACGGGTCACGTGCCGTAGCTGATTGGTTAATTGGATGCGTGGCGGTTCTTCGACGCCTGAAAAACAGTTAGCTCGCTGAACACAAAGACTCCGTTCTCGTCGCGCAAGGGAAGAGCATGACTTCCGAAATAAACCTTGATGATgtaagtaatttaaatttgtcgCGGCTTTTTCTTCTTAGCCAGTTGCATTTCACCTTGTACCATTTCAGTATTGTCGCGGTCGCTATCTTAAATCATAACCTTACTTGGATtagaattttttgttattcatCGTTCAaaccctctctctttctccctccctccctccctccctccctccctctctctctctctctcgctctctctctctctctctctctctctctctacggTAAAAAGATCCAGTTAAGCAAATAACTGTATCTCCTTTATAATTCTGTAACATAGTTTATTTTAGTTATTATCGATTTCTCATATTTCAttagaattataattcatctaaaaaataaaaaaatatataaaatccaATGCGATACTATCATAAAATTacgtaatagaaaaaataaatatactcaTTACATACTGATACAGGAAACATGTTCAAAATGAATTGATAGAtacgaataataatatgtgTCTAACAATATTAACTTTCAACTCATGTTTTCTTTATAGAAAGTGTACCATATCGATCGAAATACTAATATTTACGTTCAACTAATAAATAGAGTGTCTAAATATgtctatctttttttataatattaatcagTATCCTCTTTACATATTAACAATTTGTTATTCCAGTATTACAAACCTAATAGACGTAcagataaaattgataaaaacatAACGAAAgacattaaatttttaattcgaatttaTACGTGGTATATTATTTCACATAATGATTAAATAAGTTAACaagcgagaaaaataaaataaagtaatatatgcTAGAGTATTTAAACTTAACCTCTTATATAATACGctgtattgtatattatacattttcaacaATCACTTTACTTGCAAATCCGATAgtctatttcaatttaattaattattaaattataatcaagTGTGTGACATAtgatacaaaaagatattttatgcTGTCGGAAGGTTTTAGTAACCTAAcctatgtaatatttaatttataattaactgTTGTTgagttagaaattttaattattattattactattactattttattcctattcttcttcttattattattattattattattattactactacaataatagtaattattattgtaattattattattattattattattattactattatcattatcattatatttatacgtaatatatttttttttactttaattccaccgtttatattttatacatttatatatacatacaaacaACTTACATATATGTTCAAAAAGAGAT from Bombus fervidus isolate BK054 chromosome 11, iyBomFerv1, whole genome shotgun sequence harbors:
- the Nvd gene encoding cholesterol 7-desaturase nvd, whose amino-acid sequence is MAGWWSLGGAFLLLFGILLASYLYKINWIKDLRFEGDNKRVLANYLESKKRKLGKLPPVYPNGWFALLESSQLDKGQVKHVAALGQNFAVFRTDNGTVRILDAYCPHLGANMAEGGRVKGDCLECPFHGWLFRGSDGQCDYIPYADKVPHIARTKTWKSCEANEIIFVWYHAEGLEPHWQPQTISHVSNRTWRYQGRNEFLINCHIQEVAENGADSAHLSAVHGPAIFTKIARIFSAFARHSWTNVNWAPHNSFLESQNSNGTESEKQDGENLRHRAYMTLRHRLILFEKFQVLPLDVNVQQIGPGYVELMMHGPLGSMCIFQTVTPMEPLLQKVTHVLYCPPLLGPYASMLFLGECLMFERDVAIWNRKKFEKRPLLVKEDKSIIAYRRWYAQFYSEHSPSYHSAIKSLQW